ATTGCGATGCCGACGGCTCTCGGGAGATTTCTCGGCACCTCGCGTTCCGCGAATACCTGCGTGAACGGCCTGGCGTCACTCGCGCCTACGAGAAGGCGCGATGCCAGCGCCTTCATCCAGACGGCGCGCACGCTTGCAGCAAGGCCACATTCGGCAGTGCGTCAAGGCGAGTGAGCGAGGCGCGTGTGAGGCAGGTCAGCCGAGGCGACAACCTCCCTGACACAGGGGGCCGGGGTCTCCGTTGCGAAGCTTGCGAACGGAGGGTGGGCGGCTGCGGAATCTGCGCGGTTGGTTTGGGACCTCGCGACGCCGTGAATTGCACACACACACTGCAGCCACTCGGCCGCCTTCTTACCTCAAGTCACCTCACGCGTCAGCTTGGAGTCCCACGGGCACCAGTGGCCCCCCGGCAGGAACGCGCCGCCCGCCTCATCCAGATGGTCCTCTACGTACACCATGTTCGCGTCGCAGACCTCGATGGCAATCTCGAAGAACCGGATGGTGGCCGGGTCCAAATGGAATGAGAACCTCGGGTTGTATGGCTGGGTCCTCTTGATGATTCGTCCATGCACGTGAATCTCGTTCTTCTCTTCGCCTGAGAGAATCCTTCGCGCATGGGCAATCGTGTTTTCGTCCGTCAGCTCGATGATGAACTCGGTGCCCGGCGAGCTCGGCTGGGTAAATGCGAAGCGGGTTGGGGTCGCCATCTAAATCTCCTGTAAGTGAGAGCGCGTAGGTAGTTGAATGTGAATGTGATCACAAGCCCTTTGCCTATCTGTGAAGAGGTTTTGTTGAGAGCTGCTGGGTGTGGTGGAAGGGGCCACATGGGCGTGGTCGCAGATGACCCATGTGTGTCTATTGAATGCTTAGTGCTTGTCGATGTTGTCGCTGCTCCTTGTTCTCGCGCCTTGCATCGATTGAGCGAATGAGCAGCCGTTTGCGTGGGGCCCTCGACTGCCCTCGCCGGGCGCTGCGCAATGGCTTCCGACGTCTGGCTGCGCTCGGTCTGTCCCCTGCCGCCCGTCGATGGGCTTTGTTGCGGCTGGAAAGCTCCACATTTGCTCAACGCGGGGACGCTAGTTCAATGGTTGTCGGACTGCCATGGTGGGCGCACGTAGGGACTTTCGGACAGGGCATATGGAAGTGAGTCGTACTGCGCGATGGAGCTGGTCAGGTAGTAGTGTAGACCTCTAGGGTCTTATGTTCTCTATTGGATTCTTGAGGTTGTCTGAATGGATTGCTCTGGTGTCTATTGTCTGGCCATGTGCTGGCGGCTGAGTCAGGGCTGCATGAGGGTTTTATGAA
This sequence is a window from Myxococcus xanthus. Protein-coding genes within it:
- a CDS encoding BP74-related protein — encoded protein: MATPTRFAFTQPSSPGTEFIIELTDENTIAHARRILSGEEKNEIHVHGRIIKRTQPYNPRFSFHLDPATIRFFEIAIEVCDANMVYVEDHLDEAGGAFLPGGHWCPWDSKLTREVT